The following are encoded in a window of Glycine soja cultivar W05 unplaced genomic scaffold, ASM419377v2 tig00104391_1_pilon_151405_162474, whole genome shotgun sequence genomic DNA:
- the LOC114404509 gene encoding uncharacterized protein LOC114404509: protein MEYKAYWALKFLNFDETASREQRRLQLLELEEMRLNAYESSKLYKEKVKKHHDKKLLKKDFKPGQQVLLFNSRHKLFPGKLKSKWSGPFTIKKVRPYGAVELCDPQSKDPDRTWVVNGQKLKQYHGGAIKRLNIVLCLDPG from the coding sequence ATGGAATATAAAGCATATTGGGCATTGaaatttttgaactttgatgaaaCCGCATCCAGAGAACAAAGGAGGCTACAACTCTTGGAATTGGAAGAAATGAGATTAAATGCTTACGAATCCTCAAAgttgtataaagaaaaagttaaaaagcATCATGACAAAAAGTTACTCAAGAAAGACTTCAAACCAGGGCAGCAAGTGTTACTGTTCAACTCAAGACATAAATTGTTCCCAGGGAAGCTTAAATCTAAATGGTCTGGACCATTTACCATCAAGAAAGTCCGACCATATGGAGCAGTGGAGCTTTGTGATCCTCAATCTAAAGATCCTGACAGGACATGGGTGGTGAACGGACAAAAGTTGAAACAATACCATGGTGGAGCAATAAAAAGATTGAACATTGTTCTATGCTTGGATCCAGGATAA